Genomic DNA from bacterium:
TTCCGTCGGTTCGTACGCTGCTGCACAGATCTATACCAAAAGGTTGCACCGTTTCGATAGCTTCGCGTACGTTTTCAACATTGAGTCCGCCGGCCAAAAACAGAGGAACTTTGATCGCGGCTCGGATGCGTGCGCTGATTCGCCAGTCGTGTTTACGGCCAGTTCCGCCAAGTTCCTTGACGGCCAATTTTTGATTTCCCGAATCCAGTAATACCGCATCGGCAAACTCCGATACGCGTATCGCTTCGTTGATGGATGATTCGTCCGTCACATGTACGACTTGTACGATAGCGATCCCCGGCAAAGCTTTTCGGATAACTTCGTAAGTACCGTTCGTCAAATGATCACATATTTGAATCGTATTGGTTCCACAAAACTTTTGTTGTGTTACGATCGCGGCGGCATCTTGTTTACTGGTCAAAAGAAACGAAGCTATCGGAGGGGGGATGATCCGCGCGATATCCCTGATTATTTCATCGGAAATAACCCCCGGCCCGCTCGGCATGGACGAAACCAATCCCAATGCATCCGCACCGGTTTGAATCGCTGTACGCGCCTCTTCGCGTGAAGAAATGCAGCAGATTTTCACTCGAGTACGAGACAAAAAAAATTCCGTTCTATTTGGTATTGGTGGTACGAAGCCGTTGTACCAATACGGCGAAAATATTACGGGTGATTTCGACCTTATCAAACAAGATCGAATAAAAATCATCCGATGACAGTTTTAAAAGCGTCGTATCGGCAACGGCGGTCACCGAAGCGGAACGCGGTTCGTTATCA
This window encodes:
- a CDS encoding phosphoribosylanthranilate isomerase, with the translated sequence MIFIRSCLIRSKSPVIFSPYWYNGFVPPIPNRTEFFLSRTRVKICCISSREEARTAIQTGADALGLVSSMPSGPGVISDEIIRDIARIIPPPIASFLLTSKQDAAAIVTQQKFCGTNTIQICDHLTNGTYEVIRKALPGIAIVQVVHVTDESSINEAIRVSEFADAVLLDSGNQKLAVKELGGTGRKHDWRISARIRAAIKVPLFLAGGLNVENVREAIETVQPFGIDLCSSVRTDGKLDKAKLERLFEVVHHI